The sequence ttaAACATACCGATCCAATGGATACATCCAATATttggaataaaaaaattaacttTAGTTCAAAATATTAGGTATTGTTAAAAAGTAATTTGAACCTTGGGGGTTAATTTCCTAATTTGATCTCAATTGAACCTTATCTTTTTTGTTTACAAAATTATCTGTGAAACGGCAAAGAAATATCGGCTCCTCGACAGGGGGATCCCGCCTATTTATACTCAAAGCGGCCCGGCTCGTTTCTTATTCCATTCTCCAAACCCCCAAAagggctcctttttttttttgttttgctttttccgcCCCAAATCCCAATTCGCTCAGAGGAATGGAAGCTTCTTCTTCGTCCTCTCCTTCCAGTCTCCTCTTCTTCGGGTCCCCGCACTTAGACGAATCGTATCGGCCGCTCCCTTCGCTCTACCTCGCGTTCTTGACGATCTGGGGCGTCTCGGCCTTCTCCTGGACCCTCAACACCTGGAAGAATCGCCACTTCCAGGTCTTTCCATTGATTCTAGTCGAACTGGGCCTTCTTTAGGGTTTTTGGATTGTTTCCAATCGCCATGTGCTTCTGATGTGTTTTCTTCGCTGATTTCTTGCAtaagttctacttttctttGTCTAAATTTCGTCTTTTTGTTGCAGGGAAattaaaattcaattttttcttcAGCTTACCTGAATttatttaatgattttaaaagaaAGGAGCATAGGGACTAGTTACCTTTTGTTTCTTAAACGCATTACAATTTTATAAGAAATTCAAtctattttttcttgaatttgaAGTTATGGATATCAGTTCTTGCTCTTGATTGGCAATTTGAGTtccttttagaaaaaaatagtcGCTTTGGCAATACAAATGGCTCATTTGTTATTCAATAATgagaaaatgatgtcatcatacTATTTGCAATTTGAATGTCTTATAATAATTAAAGTTTTTGTGCATGACttctttttctgaatttttatttatttaccaTGCTGGGGTTTTCGTTTTGAGAATCCTGCCTCTTATTTCTTTTAGGATTCGAGAAACCAGATTGTTAGGAAAATACTCTTCGCTGTTTTAATGTGATTTTTATGTTAGAATAGGTGAACAATCTGCAGCGGATGCTGGCTACTGTTCCATTGATTAAATCTTTGCAACTGGGGCTATCCTTTTCATTTTGGTAAGAACTTATTTTATTAGCTAGCGTGGTCTGGTTATCCCTGTATTTTACTGgctattcttacttcatttacattcttttttctcttaaaaATCCTTTTACCTTGTTTGATTGACTTAATCATCTAGACATTGGCTGGATAATTAATGAGTTGTTTTAGCCGTCTCAATGAATCACTTCTCTTTGTTTTGTAtcttttgattgaattatttattCTTTAGTTCCAACAGATTTTTTAGGTGGTCCATGGAGATCAATCTTGAAACCACCATTTAACCTGGACCCCTTTATATTGGCTGGGCTAAGGGTTCCAAGAACATAAAAGGAACAAGAGCATCATCATGTTGAAATTGCCAATCCTTTGATTCCCTTCTTGTCTTTTCCATCTTtgagttcattttcttttcttaaatttgtcctttttttttgagagagaagttgctttttcttttggatttacATTTTTTGAAAAACAATGCCATTGGATGTGACTTGGTTCAATAATATGATTTAGAAGAATTCCATGAATGATTTTATTAATCGAGGAATATGACACCAACACAAGAAACGTGGACCTGACATCAATTTTGCATAGTTGCGGTAGACTGGGAAATTCCCATGCAAAAAGGAAGCTGAGAAACCTGAGCAAGTAAAATGATTTAGAGATGATCTAAATATTGTACCTTATTTCagtttttgaagaaaaaacatttcaagcttttctttcttcttttcatctTAGAAAAGAAGGTAGTTTTCCTGTTTGCAATAGATCCACATACTTAAGAAATTTCTCTTCTCATCATTATGGTCATGGTTGGCTTCCAAATGCCTCTTTTTTGCTTTAAAGTCTAATTCCAGTTCAAACTTGTTCAGATAAGTTGTATCTTGAGAACAATTACATTTAAGcgctaaatattttaaattgtaCCAAATTACAGCATTTAGTTTGTTATATAAAGTACCCCTAAATCACAAAGGCATTAGTTGGACACACTTCTATATTTCGTCAGCCCATGTGTTTTCTATGCTTTCAGAAATTAGATAAAGATGCTGAAAATAGTTGAACCGGTTACCTCTTGACAATCATTATAAATTTGggcactttttttttaatttgtctCCAATATATTGCATTTACTCTGTATCGTTTTGGTTCCACTAACAACTAATCCATATCCCCATAAACTATCCTCGTAGTTCCACTTTAAGTTTCAATCTTCCACCATCTTATGATTTAACATCATGTCAGCTACAAATAACACAAGTTATGGCAGCTCCTTCTGATATCCATGTTAACTGTGCCAATTACCAGCTGAAAAAAATATGGGCTTAGGTCAATCCCTTAGTGTAAAGCCCATTATGACAAGAAATTCATATATCGTGTAAAACAAACCTTTAATGCTTGTCACCACTCCTACGTACATGTCCTTAGCAATTTGTATGTAGCATTACTTCTTGATGGCAGCCAAATGGCTTCCTTGCTACTCTGTTGCATGCTCTGCTTAAGTCATTAAAGGGCATTTGcatactttcttttctttaaatcttttaatttaatttttttaagaagggaaaaatatctatatttatatcttCTTGGTATAAGGCTAAACTGTTCCATGATACTGCTTTATTAGTTTAACTTCAAAGTTGTTGGTTCAATTATCAATGTCATCTTCACCACACTACTCCAATCATATGTTTCTTAGATCTCCTCAAGAATATACAAgggaacccataatttaaactTACAGACCATAAGTTAACCCATAGTTCAACTCCTACCAGATATTAATTAGTTCTCTACCTGATTGActatttataaatttatatttttgttcTTGAACTCATGGGTACCAAATTCCATTCAGGACTAGGAGTTTGTGGCAAATTGTGTTCTGAAGCAACTATTATAACTGTTTGGCCCAAACTCCGTTTTGAGTAGGTGCAGGTGTGTCAAAATCCTCTTAGATGTCCAGTGAATCAAATGTAGTCTTATCTTGAACTTCCATGTGGTTACATTTAATGAACCAATCTTTCTACTGTTGTTTCATAACCCTGAATTTTGGTATATGTGAGTCCTCATGATTGCCttatttccattcctttgtatAGACTAGGTGCCCTTGTTTCATCCTTCAAATAGCATAGTCCTTTGCTATGTGTCTATTTAACAGGCCATCTGATGCATGATTTGGTCCTTTTGCCTGAAAACATTTTGAGCATAGGGATAAAGCACTAATGTCTGCACTAAAGGATTTATAAGCCAACCCTAAATTTGGGGGATATAAAGATTGTTTTTCGTTTCTTCAAGCATATTACTACAGAACTTGGTTGAGGTGTTCTTGCTTGATATGTCAAAGCCGAAAGCTCTATAATGAGGTCATCATCACAACCCCCTCCTCTCCCCTCATCTGTCACCCCAAACCCATATGATTTTAACATGCTCTCACGCCATGAATTTGAGCTCTACTAATCCCAAATCCAAGATTGAAACCCAAGAGAACAAGGTAAATAATTTAGTCGTACCTCGACCAACTCGTAATGTAACAACCCAAACCTCCATATGCATCTAGAAAGGATGTTAAATTGTTATGCAATttgttaatattttataattcaGCATATCTCAAGCTTGTAACTAAGGGCATTTAGACTGAGACAAATCTTGTACATTTATTTATGTGATGAATTCATATTGCTTGTCCTCtagaaaaattcaaatttgagcaTATTATGCAGGTACTCATGCATAAACCTTCAGATATGCTCATTGTGGATGTCATTTGGGGTGTATGTAACTGGGATACTTTTTCAAACAGCCTATTTCGTGTCATTTATGCTTATCTCACATGGTTACTGCATCACGTATGAGCGTCTTTCAGTGCATGAAAGGCGCGTTACAGCTACATTAGGATGTATCCTGTACTTGACTCTTGTGGGTTACAAAGCTGCTGTGCCCTATTTCACAGTGAGTCTCTCTTCATCACCACCAACCtattgttttatttttgatagaggCAGCACTTATAGCTTAAAGttgtataaatattattttgtaaTGAGAGCTTTATTGGAAAATATAAACTAAGTGATACTATGGCTAGACGAATGTAAGTTCTTCCTTTGCttatttgctttaaaaatttctAGTTATATTTGCATCTAAATCCTAAGATCTTTTACTTGAATGTAATCCAGGTCTTTCTCATGTTGAATTATTCTGTCTCATTTTATGTGATCTTCCGCCATATCTCCCACAATCTGTTAATTCTGCGTGAACAGTTGAGTTTCATAGAGAACGAGGATTCTCATGCAATACATGATGCGTTACAAACAAAGTACACTATGCTCAAGTATGTTGTACATACCTAAATATGTTTGCTTTTCGAGATCTACAAGAGGAAGCATTTTATGAAATTAATGGTGTTTTTGACCGGCTCAAACAGGAAATTTCAATGTGCGATGCAGATTGTAGCAGTGCTAGAAATTTTGGTATGAAAATTTTTTAAGTTGCCATGAAGATCatctatatttattaatatgaCAAGTTTTAACTTTCCTGTCAAGTACTGCACACAATGTTCTTCAGGTCTATATGAACGCTAATGAGACACCAGCTAATTATTGGTTCCGTCTGTTGGTTCGTGAATGGGTGCAATTTGGCATATTTCTGTACATCGGGTAGGTTGAAGGAACATGCTTGTTTTTTGATGTGCATTCCATATGTTGAATTTAAATCTAAGACTTCCATGGAATTTTCTGGTATAATTATTACTAAAGGAATGAAGACTGGTTGCATCAGAGAGTTTTGATATTCAatagagattttttttgttaactATATGGTTTGATCGTATTGGATCTTTGAACAAAGATTGGAGTAATGTTAATTATAGTCATCAAAAATTATATCACATATAACTATGCCAATTTGGTTTTGCTTATCTTTTCAGGTGGACTTTTAGAACAAAGGAAGCGTCTCCACATTTCTCTGTCATGCCTATTTTGAAGTCCAAATTGGAGACAACGGTGCCCCCAGTTTATAGCATAGTATGCTCCTTTTTT is a genomic window of Phoenix dactylifera cultivar Barhee BC4 chromosome 4, palm_55x_up_171113_PBpolish2nd_filt_p, whole genome shotgun sequence containing:
- the LOC103715578 gene encoding uncharacterized protein LOC103715578 — its product is MEASSSSSPSSLLFFGSPHLDESYRPLPSLYLAFLTIWGVSAFSWTLNTWKNRHFQVNNLQRMLATVPLIKSLQLGLSFSFWYSCINLQICSLWMSFGVYVTGILFQTAYFVSFMLISHGYCITYERLSVHERRVTATLGCILYLTLVGYKAAVPYFTVFLMLNYSVSFYVIFRHISHNLLILREQLSFIENEDSHAIHDALQTKYTMLKKFQCAMQIVAVLEILVYMNANETPANYWFRLLVREWVQFGIFLYIGWTFRTKEASPHFSVMPILKSKLETTVPPVYSIEMDAADFNNLVSQEWHVGVPTTLPSSHCEKTENPLLVIVQNPRAASRFSPETLRSSRTSTASAATATKKSQHVDDQV